From a single Vicugna pacos chromosome 4, VicPac4, whole genome shotgun sequence genomic region:
- the LOC102534844 gene encoding olfactory receptor 1J4-like: protein MRRENQSSVSEFLLLGLPIWPQQRCVFFALFLGMYLLTVLGNLLIILLIRLDSRLHTPMYFFLSHLAFSDISLSSLTVPKMLVNMQTQQRTIPYVGCISQMYFFTLFGCLDNFLLAVMAYDRYVAVCQPLHYTTVMREELCISLVAGSWVFCCIHALLHTLLLVQLSFCADNTIPHFFCDLTVLLKLSCSDISLNELVIFTEGGTLFILPLSSILASYIRIGTTILRVPSTKRLFKAFSTCGSHLFVVSLYYGTLAFVYFFSSSWDSNSEDVIASVMYTVVTPMLNPFIYSLRNRDIKQALEMFVNRANFLK from the coding sequence ATGAGGAGGGAGAACCAGAGCAGTGTGTCTGAGTTTCTCCTCCTGGGGCTCCCCATCTGGCCACAGCAGCGGTGCGTGTTCTTTGCTCTGTTCCTGGGCATGTACCTGCTCACGGTGCTGGGGAACCTGCTCATCATCCTGCTCATCAGGCTGGACTCTcgcctccacacccccatgtacttcttcctcagccACTTGGCCTTCTCTGACATCTCCCTCTCATCTCTCACTGTCCCCAAAATGTTGGTGAACATGCAGACTCAGCAACGAACCATCCCCTATGTGGGGTGCATTTCCCAGATGTATTTTTTCACACTTTTTGGTTGTCTTGACAATTTCCTTCTTGCAGTGATGGCCTATGACAGGTATGTGGCCGTCTGTCAGCCACTTCACTACACCACCGTCATGAGGGAGGAGCTGTGCATCTCATTAGTAGCTGGGTCCTGGGTCTTCTGCTGTATCCATGCCCTGTTGCACACCCTCCTCTTGGTCCAACTGTCCTTCTGTGCTGACAATACCATCCCCCATTTCTTCTGTGACCTCACCGTGCTCCTCAAGTTGAGCTGCTCAGACATCTCCCTCAATGAGCTGGTCATCTTCACTGAGGGAGGAACGCTGTTCATCCTGCCTTTGAGTAGTATCCTAGCCTCATACATTCGTATAGGGACTACCATCCTGAGGGTCCCCTCCACTAAGAGACTCTTCAAAGCTTTTTCTACTTGTGGCTCCCACCTCTTTGTGGTGTCTTTATACTATGGGACACttgcttttgtttactttttctcctCATCATGGGACTCCAATAGCGAAGACGTAATTGCTTCAGTCATGTATACAGTAGTTACTCCCATGCTGAACCCTTTTATCTATAGCCTCAGGAACAGAGATATAAAACAGGCCCTAGAAATGTTTGTCAATAGGGCTAACTTCTTGAAGTGA
- the OR1B1 gene encoding olfactory receptor 1B1, which yields MGCASNASHSPVFLLLGFSRARVPHRVLFLLFLAIYLTTIMGNVTLVLLISRDSRLHSPMYYLLRGLSIVDMGLSTVTLPQLLAHLVTNDLALPAAHCLAQFFFFYAFGVTDTLVISVMALDRYVAICDPLHYHSVMNRQLCARLLVLSWVVSIVHTMLHVGLLLPLHWAEDAEGNVKLPHFFCDHRPLLRASCSDIHPNELAIFLEGGFLMLGPCALIVLSYVRIGATILRLPSASGRRRAVSTCGSHLTMVGFLYGTIIWVYFQPPSQNSQDQDMVAAVMYTAVTPLANPFVYSLRNKDVKGALHRLLREGRVDSG from the coding sequence ATGGGCTGTGCCTCCAATGCCTCACATTCTCCAGTCTTCTTGCTTCTCGGGTTCTCGAGAGCTAGGGTCCCCCACAGGGTCCTCTTTCTCCTGTTCCTGGCTATTTACCTGACTACCATAATGGGGAACGTGACTCTCGTGCTGCTCATCTCCCGGGACTCCAGGCTCCACTCACCTATGTACTATCTGCTCCGAGGTCTCTCCATAGTAGACATGGGGCTGTCCACGGTCACCCTGCCCCAGCTACTGGCCCATCTGGTCACTAATGACCTAGCCCTTCCTGCTGCCCACTGCTTGGCCCAGTTCTTCTTCTTCTATGCATTTGGAGTCACAGACACCCTTGTTATTTCTGTAATGGCTCTGGatcgctacgtggccatctgtgACCCCCTCCACTACCATTCAGTGATGAATCGCCAACTCTGTGCCCGCTTATTGGTCTTGAGCTGGGTGGTGTCCATAGTGCACACCATGCTGCACGTGGGACTCCTTTTGCCTCTTCACTGGGCTGAGGATGCTGAGGGCAACGTTAAACTTCCCCACTTCTTTTGTGACCACCGACCACTTCTGAGAGCTTCTTGCTCTGACATCCATCCCAATGAGCTGGCCATATTCTTGGAGGGTGGCTTCCTCATGCTGGGCCCCTGTGCCCTCATTGTACTCTCCTATGTCCGCATTGGGGCCACCATCCTACGTCTGCCTTCAGCGTCCGGTCGCCGCCGTGCCGTCTCCACCTGTGGATCCCACCTCACCATGGTTGGCTTCCTCTACGGCACCATCATTTGGGTCTACTTCCAGCCTCCTTCCCAGAACTCTCAGGATCAGGACATGGTGGCTGCCGTGATGTACACTGCCGTCACACCTCTGGCCAACCCTTTTGTGTACAGCCTCCGCAACAAGGATGTCAAGGGTGCACTCCACAGGCTGCTTAGGGAAGGGAGGGTGGACTCCGGTTAG